One Phycisphaerae bacterium RAS2 DNA window includes the following coding sequences:
- a CDS encoding peptidylprolyl isomerase, producing MSRYSTFAVLLILSVALGCTDRAGNRVSMEDWFRGRSADSPPQAPDATNSDAASSRAATPERSSLHDLPADATPAQQKKADRALAAEFANAAPAPPPGAVLPDVLVVDDERISVTDILEPIEQRLEDLARSLPASTYFEEAAKLVRSQIVEHVAQHLIWRRAKTHLTEEMEPQVDKAVAKMEKDRINREFGGRETLYEKYLSKHGRSRDDVKKRLRKVVLIDSYLRDRLLPQINSPRKQELMAYFNRHRAEFSRPERREMFLIDVPVNAFLDTRRWPTRQEQQEAEVKARAEIEAAQAALQRGETFEEVARTRSRGLHTETGGNWGLITKPIGEESALQGHWEAPSRRLFELQPGETSEIIHAANSFFIVRVGQIEPAEEMSFQQAQPKIVDTIRQERFIRLRTEFLQAELEKATIGSLEDFVTRVLRGVPRPAR from the coding sequence ATGAGTCGATACAGCACGTTCGCCGTGCTTTTGATCCTGTCCGTCGCTTTGGGTTGCACCGACCGCGCCGGAAACCGCGTCTCCATGGAGGACTGGTTTCGCGGTCGCTCTGCCGATTCTCCTCCACAAGCTCCCGACGCGACGAATTCTGACGCGGCATCTTCGCGCGCTGCGACTCCCGAGCGGTCTTCTCTCCACGATCTGCCGGCAGATGCAACCCCCGCACAGCAGAAAAAGGCCGACCGCGCTCTCGCCGCCGAGTTCGCCAACGCCGCCCCGGCCCCGCCGCCCGGCGCCGTTCTGCCGGATGTTCTCGTTGTCGATGATGAGCGAATCAGCGTCACCGACATCCTCGAACCGATAGAACAGCGATTGGAGGACCTGGCTCGCTCCCTGCCCGCGTCGACCTATTTCGAAGAAGCCGCCAAGCTCGTGCGCTCGCAGATCGTCGAGCACGTCGCCCAGCACCTGATCTGGCGTCGGGCCAAGACCCATCTCACCGAAGAAATGGAGCCGCAAGTCGACAAGGCCGTCGCGAAGATGGAGAAGGATCGCATCAATCGCGAATTCGGCGGCCGCGAAACGCTCTATGAGAAATACCTCTCCAAGCACGGCCGGTCGCGCGACGACGTGAAGAAGCGCCTACGCAAAGTCGTGTTGATCGACAGCTACCTGCGCGATCGCCTGCTGCCGCAGATCAATTCACCGCGCAAGCAGGAACTCATGGCGTATTTCAATCGTCATCGAGCGGAGTTCTCACGTCCCGAGCGGCGCGAAATGTTTCTGATCGACGTTCCCGTCAACGCTTTTCTCGACACGCGCCGCTGGCCGACGCGCCAGGAGCAACAGGAGGCCGAAGTCAAGGCCCGCGCCGAAATCGAAGCAGCCCAGGCCGCCCTGCAACGCGGCGAGACGTTTGAAGAAGTAGCACGCACGCGCTCGCGCGGCCTGCACACCGAAACTGGCGGCAACTGGGGCTTGATTACCAAACCAATCGGCGAAGAATCCGCGCTGCAGGGGCATTGGGAAGCACCGTCGCGCCGCCTGTTCGAATTGCAGCCCGGCGAGACGAGTGAAATCATCCATGCCGCCAACAGCTTCTTCATCGTGCGTGTTGGACAGATCGAGCCGGCCGAAGAAATGTCTTTCCAGCAGGCCCAGCCGAAGATCGTGGACACGATTCGTCAGGAGCGATTCATCCGTCTGCGCACCGAGTTCCTCCAGGCGGAACTGGAGAAGGCCACGATCGGCTCGCTGGAGGACTTCGTCACACGCGTCCTGCGCGGAGTCCCAAGGCCGGCACGCTGA
- a CDS encoding Undecaprenyl-phosphate mannosyltransferase, translating to MESANPGKPAGGGAGRIAVLVPCYNEAATIAKVVADFRRELPEATVYVFDNNSTDGTGDLARSAGAVVVHEKRQGKGFVVAAMLEKVDADFYVMADGDDTYPAERVRDMLSPVLTGQADMVVGRREAENEAAAYRRFHVFGNWLVRTMINLIFRARLTDIMSGYRAFTREVARSLPIMAYGFDIETEMTVQCLYRKWVLREVPIAYRERPEGSVSKLSTFRDGFRVIFRILSLFRSYKPLTFFGGMGIALMGLSLGCGAWVLFGEAGADSTRRTLFIVATFTLLAMSLIAASIGVIVQLINFRFLELDSVLRRNRGGR from the coding sequence ATGGAGTCAGCCAATCCAGGAAAACCCGCTGGCGGCGGCGCAGGGCGAATCGCCGTCTTGGTGCCGTGCTACAACGAAGCCGCAACGATCGCCAAAGTCGTGGCCGACTTTCGCCGTGAGTTGCCCGAGGCGACGGTGTATGTCTTCGACAACAACAGCACGGACGGGACGGGCGACCTGGCACGCAGCGCCGGGGCGGTAGTCGTACACGAGAAACGGCAGGGCAAGGGCTTCGTCGTCGCGGCGATGCTGGAGAAAGTCGATGCTGACTTCTATGTGATGGCCGACGGCGATGATACGTATCCGGCCGAGCGCGTGCGCGACATGCTGTCGCCGGTGCTGACCGGCCAAGCGGACATGGTGGTCGGTCGGCGCGAAGCGGAGAACGAGGCGGCGGCGTACCGTCGGTTCCACGTCTTTGGCAACTGGCTCGTTCGGACGATGATCAACCTGATTTTTCGAGCGCGTCTGACGGACATCATGAGCGGATACCGGGCCTTCACGCGCGAAGTGGCGCGGAGCCTGCCCATCATGGCGTACGGTTTTGACATCGAGACGGAAATGACCGTGCAGTGCCTGTATCGCAAGTGGGTGCTGCGCGAAGTGCCGATCGCCTACCGCGAGCGGCCGGAGGGAAGCGTTTCGAAGTTAAGCACGTTTCGAGACGGGTTTCGCGTGATTTTTCGGATATTGAGTTTGTTCCGCTCGTACAAGCCGTTGACGTTTTTCGGGGGCATGGGCATCGCGTTGATGGGATTGAGCCTGGGATGCGGGGCGTGGGTGCTGTTTGGCGAGGCCGGCGCTGATTCGACGCGCCGCACGCTGTTCATCGTGGCGACGTTCACGCTACTCGCCATGAGTTTGATCGCCGCGAGCATCGGCGTGATTGTGCAGTTGATTAATTTCCGGTTTCTGGAGTTGGATTCCGTCCTGCGGCGCAATCGCGGCGGTCGATAG
- a CDS encoding Putative pit accessory protein, translating into MFTIIPRDTVFFDLFEQSADLVARAAVVYSELMADFPRRDDHIKRIRQAEHDNDEVVHKALARMDTVFITPFDREDIHLLLKNMDDVIDEIDASAKRLAIYKIDAPDKWLTKQSQLLVKSTALLRDAVNRLRDLKRPNGLQQKLVEIHLIENEGDENNHAAVAELFENASDPLRVIKMKEIYDFTERAIDSCEDTADIIEAIILKNT; encoded by the coding sequence GTGTTCACGATCATCCCTCGCGATACGGTCTTCTTCGACCTGTTTGAGCAGTCGGCCGATCTGGTTGCCCGGGCCGCCGTAGTGTACAGCGAATTGATGGCAGACTTCCCCCGGCGCGACGATCACATCAAGCGAATTCGCCAGGCCGAACACGACAACGATGAGGTCGTGCACAAGGCCTTGGCACGCATGGACACGGTCTTCATCACGCCGTTCGACCGTGAAGACATCCATCTGCTGCTGAAGAACATGGACGACGTGATCGACGAAATCGACGCCTCGGCCAAGCGGCTTGCGATCTACAAAATCGACGCGCCGGACAAATGGCTGACCAAGCAGTCACAGCTCCTGGTCAAGTCTACGGCCCTGCTGCGCGACGCGGTCAATCGACTGCGCGACCTCAAGCGCCCCAACGGCCTGCAACAGAAGCTCGTTGAGATTCACCTGATCGAGAACGAGGGCGACGAGAACAATCACGCCGCCGTCGCGGAGCTTTTTGAAAACGCCAGCGATCCGCTTCGCGTCATCAAGATGAAAGAGATTTACGACTTCACTGAACGGGCCATCGACAGTTGCGAAGACACCGCGGACATCATCGAAGCCATTATCCTGAAGAACACATAA
- the phoB gene encoding Phosphate regulon transcriptional regulatory protein PhoB, whose amino-acid sequence MTQSRVLVVDDERDLVELICFNLKRNQMTPISCHDGNTALELARREKPDLIILDLMLPQRNGREVASMLRADSATRQIPIIMLTALTAEHDIVTGLQIGADDYVTKPFSMEVLMARVAAVLRRRAGVAKDDTVLRAGAVTLDRARHVVEVDGQPVAVTLTEFRLLEALISARSRVLSRDQLMAKVMGPDIAVTDRTIDVHITSLRRKLGSCRDLVETVRGVGYRFADVWQGEPVEC is encoded by the coding sequence ATGACGCAATCACGGGTACTGGTTGTCGATGACGAACGCGACCTGGTCGAACTGATCTGTTTCAATCTGAAGCGGAATCAGATGACGCCCATCAGTTGCCACGATGGGAACACGGCCTTGGAACTCGCGCGCCGGGAAAAGCCCGACCTCATCATCCTGGACCTGATGCTACCGCAGCGCAATGGGCGCGAGGTGGCATCCATGCTTCGTGCAGATTCCGCTACAAGGCAGATCCCCATCATCATGCTTACGGCGCTGACCGCCGAGCATGACATCGTGACCGGGTTGCAGATCGGCGCGGACGACTACGTGACCAAGCCGTTCAGCATGGAAGTGCTCATGGCGCGGGTGGCCGCGGTCTTGCGGCGACGAGCCGGGGTGGCCAAGGATGACACCGTGCTGCGCGCTGGCGCTGTGACGCTGGATCGAGCCCGGCATGTCGTCGAAGTCGATGGTCAGCCGGTCGCGGTAACGCTGACGGAGTTTCGTTTGCTTGAAGCACTGATCTCGGCGCGGTCGCGGGTCTTGTCGCGCGATCAACTGATGGCCAAGGTCATGGGGCCGGACATCGCAGTGACCGACCGCACGATTGACGTACATATCACTTCGCTTCGGCGGAAACTCGGCTCGTGTCGCGATCTGGTGGAGACGGTGCGAGGAGTCGGCTACCGGTTTGCAGACGTCTGGCAGGGCGAGCCGGTGGAGTGCTAG
- the phoR_2 gene encoding Alkaline phosphatase synthesis sensor protein PhoR, whose amino-acid sequence MNRAAGSRRIPIVPRITEMHWQGRFFKRVFSRLGALLCVGMLLVCAVTWQIMHRWLAGYTQDQIINQAHLTKLVIERQWPLDGEALQRECDLMHELTLLRLTVMSPDGRVIADSNANPTEMENHSKRPEVVAALAGRIGQDLRKSSSVGEDFVYIAMPLVHEGRLAAVVRAAAPAADLKRREEALVKWITIGLAIAIPLALLGAWVLSKALARPVQRISVLARRLSTGDLQDRVEVGGDDEIWQVAESLETMRENLLARVREVQQQRMDLEVTVSHLEEGIITVDRAGLVLTANDAARRLLAVDSPLLGRLLSEQISNEALRDMWTEALAAGRPELRRELKRSKVPGAAQLSVTIIRVTEPSTPIAWLICIRDITALARSAAMKTDFVANASHELRTPVASIRAAVETLNADGLDREMTRRFMSVIARNVERLQNLTEDLMDLNRVESESPDLSVRRFRPDEVFASIRSVFAEALRQKSVRLEFSNEVEELETDPRWLELVLKNLVDNAVKFVGIGGRIEIRCRHEGDMARLDVEDNGCGIPKADLERVFERFYQVDKSRRVGIGGTGLGLAIVKHAVLGMGGEVSIASEEGRFTRVSFTVPVAAVPV is encoded by the coding sequence GTGAATCGCGCGGCCGGATCGCGTAGAATTCCCATTGTGCCGCGAATCACTGAAATGCATTGGCAGGGGCGATTTTTCAAGCGCGTGTTCTCGCGCCTCGGAGCGCTCTTGTGCGTGGGCATGTTGCTGGTCTGCGCGGTGACCTGGCAAATCATGCACCGGTGGCTGGCCGGCTACACGCAGGATCAGATCATCAATCAGGCGCATCTGACGAAACTGGTGATCGAGCGGCAATGGCCGCTGGATGGTGAAGCGCTTCAGCGCGAATGCGACCTCATGCATGAACTGACTCTGCTTCGGCTGACAGTCATGTCGCCCGATGGCCGCGTTATTGCGGATTCGAATGCGAATCCGACGGAGATGGAGAATCACTCCAAGCGCCCGGAGGTGGTGGCGGCGCTTGCGGGCCGCATCGGGCAGGACCTTCGCAAGAGCAGCTCGGTTGGAGAGGATTTTGTCTACATCGCGATGCCGCTCGTTCACGAGGGGCGTCTGGCTGCCGTGGTGCGTGCGGCGGCGCCGGCGGCCGACCTCAAGCGTCGCGAAGAAGCGCTCGTCAAGTGGATCACGATCGGCCTGGCCATTGCGATTCCGCTGGCTCTGCTCGGTGCCTGGGTCTTGTCCAAGGCGCTGGCCCGGCCGGTGCAGCGAATCAGTGTACTGGCGAGGCGACTGTCTACGGGCGACTTGCAGGATCGCGTCGAAGTCGGCGGGGACGACGAAATTTGGCAGGTGGCCGAATCGCTGGAGACAATGCGGGAGAATCTGCTCGCGCGCGTACGCGAGGTCCAGCAACAGAGAATGGATCTGGAGGTCACGGTCAGCCACCTGGAAGAGGGCATCATCACCGTCGACCGTGCGGGGCTGGTCCTGACGGCCAATGACGCAGCGCGCCGGCTGCTTGCGGTGGATTCCCCTTTGTTGGGGCGACTTTTGTCGGAGCAAATTTCCAACGAGGCGTTGCGAGACATGTGGACCGAAGCGCTTGCGGCCGGTCGCCCGGAGCTTCGTCGCGAACTGAAGCGCAGCAAGGTCCCGGGCGCAGCGCAATTGAGTGTGACGATCATCCGTGTGACCGAGCCTTCGACGCCGATTGCATGGTTGATTTGCATTCGGGACATCACGGCTTTGGCGCGTTCAGCGGCGATGAAGACGGACTTTGTCGCCAACGCTTCGCACGAGCTTCGCACGCCCGTAGCGAGCATTCGTGCCGCCGTGGAGACGCTCAACGCCGACGGGCTGGATCGCGAGATGACCCGCCGATTCATGTCGGTGATCGCGCGCAACGTAGAGCGGCTTCAGAATCTTACGGAAGACCTGATGGACCTGAATCGCGTCGAATCCGAGTCGCCCGATCTATCGGTTCGGCGATTTCGGCCCGACGAAGTCTTCGCGTCGATTCGCTCGGTGTTTGCCGAAGCGCTTCGTCAGAAGAGCGTGCGGCTGGAATTCTCCAACGAGGTGGAAGAGCTGGAGACCGATCCGCGTTGGCTTGAGCTGGTGCTGAAAAACCTCGTCGATAACGCCGTCAAGTTCGTCGGCATCGGCGGACGAATCGAGATTCGTTGTCGGCACGAAGGCGACATGGCGCGGTTGGACGTCGAGGACAACGGCTGCGGAATTCCGAAAGCGGATCTGGAGCGTGTCTTCGAACGGTTCTACCAGGTGGACAAATCTCGTCGCGTCGGCATCGGCGGCACCGGCCTGGGGCTGGCCATCGTCAAACATGCCGTGCTGGGCATGGGCGGCGAGGTCTCCATCGCCAGCGAAGAGGGCCGCTTCACGCGCGTCAGCTTCACTGTCCCGGTTGCAGCCGTTCCTGTTTGA
- the moaB gene encoding Molybdenum cofactor biosynthesis protein B has protein sequence MFKAAVVTISDSRSAGSKEDRSGPAAAELVAALGVEVVERRMTADEADQIADCVRSLVGRVNLIVTTGGTGIGPRDVTPEAIVPMLDRELPGFGEIMRTGGYSKTPMFDRTPLSIMTRGGAGIIGHTLVVMLPGSVNGVRSGLDLIGPAIRHALGILNRTVTDCSATAQGHE, from the coding sequence ATGTTCAAGGCGGCGGTGGTCACGATCTCCGATAGTCGGTCAGCAGGCTCAAAGGAGGATCGCAGCGGTCCGGCGGCGGCCGAACTGGTTGCCGCGCTGGGCGTAGAGGTTGTTGAAAGACGAATGACGGCGGACGAGGCGGATCAGATTGCTGATTGCGTGCGTTCGCTCGTTGGGCGAGTAAACCTGATCGTTACGACGGGCGGAACGGGAATCGGCCCGCGCGACGTCACGCCCGAGGCGATCGTTCCGATGCTGGATCGTGAGTTGCCGGGGTTCGGCGAAATCATGCGGACCGGAGGCTACTCGAAGACCCCGATGTTTGACCGAACTCCTTTGTCAATCATGACGCGCGGAGGCGCGGGGATCATAGGTCATACGCTCGTTGTGATGCTCCCCGGCAGCGTCAATGGAGTACGGAGCGGGCTGGACCTGATCGGCCCGGCGATCCGCCATGCGCTGGGGATTCTCAACCGCACGGTCACGGATTGCTCCGCGACGGCGCAGGGCCATGAATGA
- the gluP_1 gene encoding Rhomboid protease GluP, which translates to MVTIALIVINVLVFFAELGQGQRMQEFIWKYGYVPAELTESRADLRRAMVDEAPVQPATDQFGNQIFDPFGRPLGRRVPLPFDEAIALPAWLNIFTCMFLHGGWGHLLGNMLYLWIFGNNIEDRLGSALFLVFYLATGLVGNLAHTLFDSGVVPLVGASGAISGLMGGYLLLFPHARVLALVPAGWYWFTVKLPAWVFLGFYVVLQNAFPALGGFVSSGSEGSAVAYLAHLGGFVGGMAFIHLFPHRPASHRARREISDEDADLVI; encoded by the coding sequence GTGGTGACGATTGCCCTGATCGTCATCAACGTGCTGGTGTTCTTCGCCGAGCTGGGTCAGGGCCAGCGAATGCAGGAGTTCATCTGGAAGTACGGCTACGTCCCGGCAGAGTTGACGGAGTCGCGTGCTGATCTGCGTCGCGCGATGGTCGATGAAGCGCCGGTGCAGCCCGCCACCGACCAGTTCGGTAACCAGATCTTCGATCCGTTCGGAAGGCCGCTGGGGCGGCGCGTGCCGCTTCCGTTCGACGAAGCGATCGCACTCCCGGCATGGCTGAATATCTTCACGTGTATGTTTCTGCACGGCGGCTGGGGGCACCTGCTTGGCAACATGCTGTACCTGTGGATCTTCGGGAACAACATCGAGGACCGACTCGGTTCGGCGCTGTTTCTCGTTTTCTATCTGGCGACCGGCCTGGTCGGGAATCTGGCCCATACGCTCTTCGATTCCGGAGTTGTGCCGCTGGTCGGCGCGAGCGGTGCGATCAGCGGTCTGATGGGCGGGTACTTGTTGCTGTTTCCCCATGCGCGCGTGCTGGCGCTGGTGCCGGCCGGCTGGTATTGGTTCACGGTCAAGCTTCCTGCGTGGGTCTTCCTCGGGTTCTACGTTGTGCTTCAAAACGCGTTCCCTGCGCTGGGCGGTTTCGTCAGCTCCGGCAGCGAAGGGAGCGCGGTCGCGTACCTGGCGCACCTGGGCGGCTTCGTGGGCGGCATGGCGTTCATCCATTTGTTTCCCCATCGGCCCGCGTCGCACCGTGCCCGGCGCGAAATCAGCGACGAAGACGCCGACCTCGTAATCTGA
- the yxlF_3 gene encoding putative ABC transporter ATP-binding protein YxlF, which yields MSSASTAASTIEVHDLVKSYGAIRAVAGVNLRVEAGAIFGFLGPNGAGKTTTIRILLGLLRATGGSARVLGLDAWRQSTELRRQVGYLPGDVRFYDWMRGNTFVNFCNQARGGGCEAEIRRLCDRFQLDLSRRIRDYSRGMKQKLGVIQALMHRPQVLILDEPTTALDPLVQQTVYEELRAAAGEGRTVLFSSHTLSEVELLCDRVAIIRAGRIIEDSTIDALRRRALRRVELRLKQGGLSESRAPKGFTPRPSADGATCGSWTGPVEELLRWLATLDLADVTIGAPDLEDLFATYYEEAPRA from the coding sequence ATGTCATCCGCAAGCACCGCCGCCTCGACAATTGAAGTTCACGATCTTGTGAAATCCTACGGAGCGATCCGCGCCGTCGCGGGTGTGAATCTGCGCGTGGAGGCCGGTGCGATCTTCGGGTTCCTCGGCCCCAACGGCGCGGGCAAGACGACAACGATTCGTATTCTGCTCGGCCTGCTGCGAGCGACCGGCGGCTCGGCGCGCGTGCTCGGGCTGGACGCGTGGCGGCAGAGCACCGAGCTTCGTCGACAGGTTGGCTATCTCCCCGGCGACGTGCGGTTTTACGACTGGATGCGCGGAAACACGTTCGTCAACTTCTGCAATCAGGCGCGAGGCGGTGGCTGCGAGGCGGAGATTCGCCGCCTGTGTGACCGATTTCAGCTCGACTTGTCGCGCCGCATCCGGGACTACTCACGCGGGATGAAACAGAAGCTCGGCGTGATTCAGGCGCTGATGCATCGGCCGCAGGTGTTGATTCTCGATGAACCGACGACGGCCCTCGATCCGTTGGTGCAGCAGACGGTGTACGAGGAGCTTCGTGCGGCGGCTGGGGAAGGGCGCACCGTGCTGTTCTCGAGTCACACCCTAAGCGAGGTGGAGTTGCTATGTGATCGCGTAGCGATTATTCGCGCCGGGCGGATCATCGAAGACAGCACGATCGACGCGCTGCGACGCCGTGCGCTACGCCGGGTGGAATTGCGGCTGAAACAGGGCGGGCTTTCTGAAAGCCGAGCGCCGAAGGGCTTCACGCCGCGCCCGTCGGCCGACGGTGCGACATGCGGAAGTTGGACGGGACCGGTGGAGGAATTGCTTCGCTGGCTGGCAACACTGGACCTGGCCGATGTCACGATCGGCGCGCCGGACCTGGAGGATTTGTTTGCGACGTACTACGAGGAGGCCCCGCGCGCATGA
- a CDS encoding ABC-2 family transporter protein — MISLPLTGKTLRGYAVVIVGAHLLLCAFAALYMVVTASVPIERSLEMLNLEWVRSLLTALLGSDVGSQFTPNGITAFFFVHPLMWTLVVATLITISTGVMAGEVDRGTMDLLASLPISRARQYGSHSLVLVALGAPFIVAILVGIRLGLAIKPQKEIEFWRLAIVAGHLYVVYVTLSACCLAVSAMCNRRGVAAGICFVAIFYCFVINFLAELWGPAKRISWTSFLHYYRPLPIVRAGAWQVRELAILLSVATAFWAGGLMAWTRRDIPAR; from the coding sequence ATGATCAGTTTGCCGCTGACAGGCAAGACGCTTCGCGGCTACGCCGTCGTGATTGTGGGGGCGCACCTGCTGCTGTGCGCGTTCGCGGCGCTGTACATGGTCGTGACGGCGTCGGTGCCGATCGAGCGCAGCCTGGAAATGCTGAATCTCGAGTGGGTGCGCAGCCTGCTTACGGCGCTGCTGGGGAGCGATGTCGGCTCGCAGTTCACGCCGAACGGGATCACCGCGTTCTTCTTTGTGCATCCGCTGATGTGGACGCTGGTCGTAGCGACGCTGATCACGATTTCCACCGGGGTCATGGCCGGCGAAGTGGATCGCGGCACAATGGACTTGCTCGCGTCGCTGCCGATCTCCCGAGCGCGGCAGTACGGCTCGCACTCGCTGGTGCTGGTGGCGCTGGGCGCGCCGTTCATTGTGGCCATCCTCGTCGGGATTCGCCTGGGCCTGGCGATCAAGCCGCAAAAGGAGATTGAGTTCTGGCGGCTGGCCATTGTCGCAGGGCACCTTTATGTCGTTTATGTGACACTTTCGGCGTGTTGCCTGGCGGTCTCGGCGATGTGCAATCGGCGCGGGGTGGCGGCGGGCATCTGCTTCGTGGCCATTTTCTATTGCTTTGTGATTAACTTTCTTGCGGAGTTGTGGGGCCCGGCGAAGCGCATTTCGTGGACGAGCTTTCTGCATTACTACCGGCCGCTGCCGATTGTCCGAGCGGGGGCGTGGCAGGTGCGTGAGCTTGCAATTCTGCTGTCCGTCGCGACGGCGTTCTGGGCCGGCGGGCTGATGGCCTGGACGCGGCGAGACATCCCCGCGCGATGA